A stretch of DNA from Aquipuribacter hungaricus:
GACCCCGGTCCCGTCCGCCGTGGCCACCGCCCTGGACCACCCGGTCACCCGGTGGCTGGCCCGCGGGGTCGGCCTGGTGCTCGGCGGGTGGTTCGTGCTGGCCCTGGTGGCCGGCCGGGACGACGTGGACAACCCGGCGCCCGGGATGTTCTTCGTGCTGCTGTGGGTGGGGCTGGTGCCGGCGTCGCTGCTGCTGGGACCGGTGTGGCGGGTGGTGAGCCCGCTGCGGACCGTCCACCTCCTGCTGGCCCGGCTGCTGCGGGTGGACCGGCGGCACGGCGTGCGGGTCCTGCCGGCGGCGGTGGGGTACTGGCCCGGGGCGGTGAGCCTGGCCGCGTTCCTGTGGCTGGAGCTGGCCGCGCCGGGGCGGGCGACGCTGCCGGTGCTGCAGGTCTGGGTCGGCACCTACGTCCTGGTCCACCTGGTCGCGGCGGTGCTGTTCGGGGCTCGGTGGTTCGAGCGGGGTGAGGGGTTCGAGGTGTTCAGCGACCTGGTGGCGCGGTTGTCGCCGCTGGGCCGCCGCGAGGACGGTGCCCTGGTCTTCCGGGTCCCGCTGGACGGTGCGGCGTCGCTGCGCCCGGCGCCGGGCCTGGTGAGCGTGGTGTGCCTGCTGCTGGGCTCCACGATGTTCGACTCGGTGGCCGGTACCGGGGGGTACGTGCGCGCGGTCCAGGGGTCGGGGTTCCCGCGGCCGGTCGTGGACACCGCCGTCCTGGCGGCGGTGGTGGGCCTGGTCCTGCTGGTCTTCGTCGCGGCCACGGCGGCCGCGGGCCGGGCGGGGGACCGGTCCCGCGCACAGATGCCCGGTGAGCTCGCGCACTCCCTCGTGCCCGTCGTCGTGGGCTACCTGGTGGCGCACTACTACTCGTTGCTCGTCCTGGAGGGTCAGCGCACCGTGGCGCTGGCGTCGGACCCGCTCGGCACGGGCGCGGACTGGTTGGGCACGGCGGGCCTGCAGCCCAGCGCCGTGCTCGTCGACCCGGCAGGGGTGGCCCTGCTGCAGGTGGCCGCCGTCGTGGTGGGCCACGTGCTGGGCACCGTCCTGGCCCATGACCGCGCCCTGGCGCTGCTGCCGCGCCGGGCCGCGGTCGCGGGGCAGGTCCCGCTGCTGCTCCTCATGGTCGGGTACACGGTCGCCGGGCTGCTGCTGCTCTTCGCCGGCTGAGCCGCCGGCAGTCGCCGCGCGCAGCTCGCCGCCCGGTCGTCGCGGTCGCTGCGGCCGCTGCGGCCGCCTCGGTCGCCCGGCCTGTGGGGGCACGGCCGGTGACGTGTCTTGTCGTGTCTGTAGCGGGGTCGTCTAGGGTCCGGTGGGTGACCAGGACGAGCTGGAGCGCGCAGACGGCTGCGCCCACCCGGGGCGGCTCGCGCCCTCGTCCTCGGTCGGCGCCCTGGACCTCGCGGCCGTCAGTCCTGGTGCTGCTGGTGGCGGGCGGGGGCCTGGCGGCGGTGCTCGCGGCGCTGCTGCTCGCCTCCGCCGTGGAGGGCGCGGCCGTCGTGGACCCGGGGACCGGGTCCGCCATCGCCGACCGGTCGGGCGCGACGACGCGCCTGATGCTCATGGTGGTGCGCCTGGCCTCGGACCTGGCGGTGGTCGCGGTGGTCGCCGGACTGCTGGTGACCCTCCTGACCGCCCCCACCCCCCGGCAGGGCGTCGACCGGTCCGCCTCGTCCGTGCGTCGTCAGGGGCAGGGTGTGGCGCTGCCGCGCGGGGTCGCCGCGTGGGCGCTGGCGTGGGCGGCGGCGGCCGCGTGCCTGGCGGTGCTCAACGCCTCGGACGTATCGAACCAGTCGGTGCTGCAGGTGCTGCGGACCGGGCTGCTGCTGGACTACCTGACGGTCATCCCTCAGGCCCGCATGCAGGCGGGGGCTGCCGGCGTGGCGATGAGCATCGCGGTCGCCGCGGCGGTCGTGGGCCGCGACCGGGGACGGCCCGCCGACGCCTCGGAGCCTTTCGTGGCGGTCGTGCTCCTCGTCCTGACGGCCGTCGGGGTGGCTCTGCCGCTGAGGACGGGCCACGCCGCCAGTGCGGTGGACCACGACTTCGCCGTGACCAGCGTCGTGCTGCACGTGCTGGCCGCGACCGTGTGGGTCGGGGGCCTGGCAGGGCTCGTCGTCCACCTGAGGCGGTCGGAGCCACGGCTGCTCGCGCGGGCCGTGGGCCGCTTCGACGGCGTCGCGCTGACCGCGTTCGTGGTCGTCGCCGCGTCGGGGGTCACCAGCGCCTGGACCCGGCTCCCGGA
This window harbors:
- a CDS encoding copper resistance D family protein gives rise to the protein MLLVAGGGLAAVLAALLLASAVEGAAVVDPGTGSAIADRSGATTRLMLMVVRLASDLAVVAVVAGLLVTLLTAPTPRQGVDRSASSVRRQGQGVALPRGVAAWALAWAAAAACLAVLNASDVSNQSVLQVLRTGLLLDYLTVIPQARMQAGAAGVAMSIAVAAAVVGRDRGRPADASEPFVAVVLLVLTAVGVALPLRTGHAASAVDHDFAVTSVVLHVLAATVWVGGLAGLVVHLRRSEPRLLARAVGRFDGVALTAFVVVAASGVTSAWTRLPEWGLVTSSGYGALVMVKVAALVVLGAFGAWHRHRTIGELRAGRPGAFRRLAGVEVVVMAAAAGVAVALARTPTP